The Kwoniella mangroviensis CBS 8507 chromosome 1 map unlocalized Ctg02, whole genome shotgun sequence genome window below encodes:
- a CDS encoding mitochondrial 54S ribosomal protein uL16m yields the protein MIGSITSLLRPSAIASSSRFTLPLCPKPPTASIQQVRYRGQLAPKRTKYKKAAKGAPGTQIPIGGSLKGTTLHHGTYGLRACSSVRISAAQLSSCQMAVRRKIKPVKGAQMYLRVFPDIPVCVKGNEQRMGKGKGSFEYWSCRVSPGKVIMEIGGGGIREEIAKAALKLAQARLPLQTEFITLSSSPRLGKISHDNLVSPSYARPVPNPIVELDVKDEGRAKDVVLGREAEEVDELSRRLEGAVLDDVRPATGQEVRA from the exons ATGATCGGCTCGATAACTTCCCTCTTACGACCTTCTGCCATCGCATCTTCGTCGCGATTCACGCTCCCCCTTTGTCCCAAGCCGCCAACAGCGTCGATACAGCAAGTGAGGTATAGAGGTCAATTAGCACCGAAGAGGACGAAATATAAGAAAGCTGCGAAAGGTGCTCCAGGT ACTCAAATACCTATT GGAGGCTCACTAAAAGGTACTACCCTACATCATGGAACATACGGTCTCCGAGCATGTTCCTCCGTCCGAATCTCCGCAGCTCAACTATCATCATGTCAAATGGCCGTccgaagaaagatcaaaccCGTTAAAGGTGCTCAGATGTATTTGAGGGTATTCCCAGATATCCCAGTATGTGTGAAAGGTAACGAACAGCGTATgggtaaaggaaaagggtCATTCGAATATTGGAGTTGTAGAGTTAGTCCGGGGAAGGTCATCATGGagattggaggtggtgggataAGGGAGGAAATTGCTAAagctg CCCTCAAACTCGCCCAAGCTCGTCTCCCTTTACAAACGGAATTCATCACTCTATCCTCCTCCCCTCGACTCGGTAAGATATCGCACGATAATCTAGTCTCTCCGTCTTATGCTCGACCTGTACCTAATCCGATAGTGGAGCTGGatgtgaaagatgaaggtagagCCAAGGATGTGGTTCTAGGTAGAGAGGCAGAGGAAGTTGACGAGTTGAgtaggaggttggaagggGCCGTGTTGGATGATGTTAGACCTGCGACTGGACAGGAGGTGCGAGCGTAG